One Leucobacter muris DNA segment encodes these proteins:
- a CDS encoding GntR family transcriptional regulator, which translates to MEQLRTVERRRLSDVAFQRLLEAIIREDLAPGARIRDAELAAQLGLSRTPVREAVNRLVDLGLAESKPSAHTRVTTLTARSVERTLEILQSLDRLAVEQAVPNIGPAQLAELQRMNDRFAEAIRSGSAAAVLDADVTFHQALREYAENPVLMRVMSQLDPHVQRILFRKFSSRLGAPNTVHHHVALLDLIAAGDAAGAASSSAQQWRELGGQIGELFAD; encoded by the coding sequence ATGGAGCAGTTGCGAACCGTCGAGCGCCGCCGTCTGAGCGACGTGGCCTTCCAGCGTCTGCTCGAAGCGATCATCCGCGAGGACCTGGCGCCGGGCGCCCGCATCCGCGACGCCGAACTGGCCGCGCAGCTGGGGCTCTCGCGCACGCCGGTGCGCGAGGCCGTGAACCGGCTCGTCGATCTCGGGCTCGCCGAATCGAAGCCGAGCGCGCACACCCGGGTCACCACGCTCACCGCACGATCGGTCGAGCGCACACTCGAGATCCTGCAGTCGCTCGACCGGCTCGCCGTCGAGCAGGCCGTGCCCAACATCGGCCCGGCCCAGCTCGCCGAGCTGCAGCGCATGAACGACCGCTTCGCGGAGGCCATCCGCTCGGGATCGGCCGCGGCCGTGCTCGACGCCGATGTCACCTTCCACCAGGCGCTGCGGGAGTACGCCGAGAACCCCGTGCTCATGCGCGTGATGTCGCAGCTCGACCCGCACGTGCAGCGCATCCTCTTCCGCAAGTTCAGCTCGCGGCTCGGCGCGCCGAACACCGTGCACCACCACGTCGCGCTGCTCGACCTCATCGCCGCGGGCGACGCCGCGGGCGCCGCCTCGTCGTCGGCGCAGCAGTGGCGCGAACTGGGCGGGCAGATCGGCGAGCTCTTCGCCGACTGA
- the cuyB gene encoding cysteate racemase → MTDRTAPRSPGSPGTGLVGVIGGMGPLATVDFYRRIVAASPAARDQDHLPLIIWGDPRIPDRSDALTADGADPTPAIRAAALSLVAAGAERLVVACNTAHVFLDRALQGVDVPLISLVDETVRVAAEREIGGEGVAILATDGTIASGVYQRAFAAAGVPAFAPPESLQRRVMQAIRDVKSGDLDAASALLGDAAGELRETGAGALLAACTELPSVLGAEFAGLPVLDPMALTAAALVRQQQRSPSHA, encoded by the coding sequence ATGACGGATCGTACCGCTCCCAGGAGCCCGGGATCGCCCGGCACCGGGCTCGTGGGGGTCATCGGCGGCATGGGGCCGCTCGCGACCGTCGACTTCTACCGCCGCATCGTCGCCGCGAGCCCCGCCGCACGCGACCAGGACCACCTGCCCCTCATCATCTGGGGCGACCCGCGCATCCCCGACCGCAGCGACGCCCTCACCGCCGACGGAGCCGACCCGACACCCGCCATCCGAGCCGCCGCGCTCTCCCTCGTCGCGGCCGGTGCCGAGCGGCTCGTCGTCGCCTGCAACACCGCGCACGTCTTCCTCGACCGCGCACTGCAGGGCGTCGACGTGCCGCTCATCAGCCTCGTCGACGAGACCGTGCGCGTCGCCGCCGAGCGCGAGATCGGCGGCGAGGGCGTCGCGATCCTCGCCACCGACGGCACGATCGCCTCCGGCGTCTACCAGCGGGCCTTCGCCGCCGCCGGAGTGCCCGCGTTCGCGCCGCCGGAGTCGCTGCAGCGGCGCGTCATGCAGGCGATCCGCGATGTGAAGTCCGGCGACCTCGATGCGGCCTCGGCGCTGCTCGGCGACGCCGCCGGCGAACTGCGCGAGACGGGCGCCGGCGCGCTGCTCGCGGCCTGCACCGAGCTGCCCTCCGTGCTCGGCGCCGAGTTCGCGGGCCTGCCCGTGCTCGACCCGATGGCGCTCACCGCCGCCGCCCTCGTGCGTCAGCAGCAGAGGAGCCCGAGCCATGCTTGA
- a CDS encoding amidase family protein, protein MLDRSAAVALPGQRRAPGNMTISEPPLHPLGAGPEPTGPLAGTRLIVKDNIDAAGYVTTCGSRAYDPEPAAASAPAVARLVNAGARVVGKANLDEFAWGVTGENTHWGRIANPAHPGLTAGGSSGGTAAMIAAGLADIGLGTDTAGSIRIPAACCGIVGLRPRTGTTPVDGIHPLAPSFDVVGPMARDVGLLILAWEAMSGAHGAGSAGGELRAGRAPPSRPPASRRCGFPAGRRPPPPSTGARSRASTSTARPSNRSGR, encoded by the coding sequence ATGCTTGACCGCTCCGCCGCCGTCGCCCTGCCCGGCCAGCGCCGCGCGCCGGGCAACATGACCATCAGCGAGCCGCCGCTCCACCCGCTGGGCGCGGGGCCCGAGCCCACCGGTCCGCTCGCGGGCACCCGCCTCATCGTCAAGGACAACATCGACGCCGCGGGCTACGTCACCACCTGCGGATCCCGGGCCTACGACCCCGAGCCCGCCGCGGCGAGCGCCCCCGCCGTCGCGCGCCTCGTGAACGCGGGGGCCCGCGTCGTGGGCAAGGCGAACCTCGACGAGTTCGCGTGGGGCGTCACGGGTGAGAACACGCACTGGGGCCGCATCGCGAACCCCGCGCACCCCGGGCTCACGGCCGGCGGATCGAGCGGCGGCACGGCAGCCATGATCGCCGCGGGCCTCGCCGACATCGGCCTGGGCACCGACACCGCGGGTTCGATCCGCATCCCCGCCGCCTGCTGCGGGATCGTCGGCCTGCGCCCCCGCACCGGCACGACGCCGGTCGACGGGATACACCCGCTCGCCCCCTCGTTCGACGTGGTCGGCCCGATGGCGCGCGACGTCGGGCTGCTGATCCTGGCGTGGGAGGCGATGAGCGGCGCACACGGCGCCGGGAGCGCGGGCGGCGAGCTGCGCGCAGGCCGCGCCCCCCCCTCGAGGCCCCCCGCGTCGCGGCGATGCGGCTTCCCGGCTGGCCGGCGCCCGCCACCCCCGAGCACTGGGGCCCGATCGCGCGCATCGACGTCGACCGCGCGGCCCTCGAACCGTTCTGGACGGTGA
- a CDS encoding amino acid ABC transporter ATP-binding protein, protein MTEARDETTALISMRGVDTYYGDHHVLKQIDLQLAPGEVVVVVGPSGSGKSTLCRSINRLEPIRAGEIRIGGELLPEEGRALTRLRARVGMVFQQFNLFAHQTVEENIMFAPTRVRGVPRAEARATAERLLERVGLTAHAKKHPHQLSGGQQQRVAIARALAMQPEALLFDEPTSALDPEMVQEVLDVMTELAREGMTMLVVTHEMGFARKVADRLLFMDDGRIVEDTTPESFFTRPASARGREFLSRVLQH, encoded by the coding sequence ATGACCGAAGCGCGCGACGAGACGACGGCGCTCATCAGCATGCGAGGCGTCGACACGTACTACGGCGACCACCACGTGCTCAAGCAGATCGACCTGCAACTCGCCCCGGGCGAGGTGGTGGTGGTCGTGGGCCCGTCGGGGTCCGGCAAGTCGACGCTCTGCCGATCGATCAATCGCCTCGAACCGATCCGTGCGGGCGAGATCCGCATCGGCGGCGAGCTGCTGCCCGAGGAGGGGCGCGCCCTCACCCGGCTGCGGGCGCGGGTCGGCATGGTCTTCCAGCAGTTCAACCTCTTCGCGCACCAGACCGTCGAGGAGAACATCATGTTCGCGCCCACCCGCGTGCGCGGCGTGCCGCGGGCCGAGGCGCGGGCCACCGCCGAACGGCTCCTCGAGCGCGTCGGGCTCACGGCCCACGCGAAGAAGCACCCGCACCAGCTCTCGGGCGGTCAGCAGCAGCGCGTGGCGATCGCCCGCGCGCTCGCGATGCAGCCCGAGGCGCTGCTCTTCGACGAGCCCACGAGCGCCCTCGACCCCGAGATGGTGCAGGAGGTGCTCGACGTGATGACCGAGCTCGCCCGCGAGGGCATGACCATGCTCGTGGTGACGCACGAGATGGGCTTCGCCCGCAAGGTCGCCGACCGCCTGCTGTTCATGGACGACGGGCGCATCGTCGAGGACACCACACCCGAGTCGTTCTTCACCCGACCCGCATCGGCGCGCGGCAGGGAGTTCCTGTCGCGCGTGCTGCAGCACTGA
- a CDS encoding transporter substrate-binding domain-containing protein — protein sequence MLHRTRTAAALAALAAGALLLTACSGGDSGSAGAEAPAVASSTDFPEGSTMARLAEAGTVTIGTKFDQPLFGLKGLDNQPTGFDVEIGKIIAGELGIPADKIDFIETNTKVRDEAVMSGKADMVIATYMITEERQERVTFAGTYYNAGTLTMALADNDAITGIESVGDPSVKVCGATGSADLDAISEHLADPDAQLVLFDVYSKCADALRTGQVDAIAADSTILLGLADEADGEFKIVGESYLDQLFGIGITKGDVEFCEFIDDTLNAAVEDGRFAEAWKRTAGTVVPEVPSLPEFIPCA from the coding sequence ATGTTGCACCGTACCCGTACCGCCGCGGCGCTCGCCGCTCTCGCAGCCGGCGCGCTGCTGCTCACCGCGTGCTCGGGAGGCGACTCCGGATCGGCCGGAGCCGAGGCGCCCGCCGTCGCGAGCTCGACCGACTTCCCCGAGGGCTCGACCATGGCGCGCCTCGCCGAGGCCGGCACCGTCACGATCGGCACCAAGTTCGACCAGCCGCTCTTCGGCCTGAAGGGGCTCGACAACCAGCCCACCGGTTTCGACGTCGAGATCGGCAAGATCATCGCCGGCGAGCTCGGCATCCCCGCCGACAAGATCGACTTCATCGAGACGAACACCAAGGTGCGCGACGAGGCGGTGATGTCGGGCAAGGCCGACATGGTCATCGCCACCTACATGATCACCGAGGAGCGCCAGGAGCGCGTCACCTTCGCGGGCACCTACTACAACGCCGGCACGCTCACCATGGCGCTCGCCGACAACGACGCCATCACCGGCATCGAGTCGGTCGGCGACCCGTCGGTGAAGGTGTGCGGCGCGACCGGATCCGCCGACCTCGACGCGATCTCCGAGCACCTCGCCGATCCCGACGCCCAGCTCGTGCTCTTCGACGTCTACTCGAAGTGCGCCGACGCGCTGCGCACCGGCCAGGTCGACGCCATCGCCGCCGACAGCACGATCCTGCTCGGCCTCGCCGACGAGGCCGACGGCGAGTTCAAGATCGTCGGCGAGTCGTACCTCGACCAGCTCTTCGGCATCGGCATCACGAAGGGCGACGTGGAGTTCTGCGAGTTCATCGACGACACCCTGAACGCCGCCGTCGAGGACGGCCGCTTCGCCGAGGCGTGGAAGCGCACGGCCGGCACCGTCGTGCCCGAGGTGCCCTCGCTGCCCGAGTTCATCCCCTGCGCCTAG
- a CDS encoding amino acid ABC transporter permease: MSVIIDNLPLFGEGMLRTLSICLWGGLGALVLGSLLAVCSVTPVPILNRIGTGWVATMRNVPLAVVLFFFAFGLPEIGVRGSYFWFGTSALAVYTAAFVCEALRSGINAVPIGQAEAARALGVGFGTTLSQILLPQAFRAAVPPLANTTIAMIKDSALVGAIGVGGDLFSVADTLAATRGLDVIPVLAGVVIGYLLIIAPTSALFSLAVRKAVLR, from the coding sequence GTGTCCGTCATCATCGACAACCTGCCGCTCTTCGGCGAGGGGATGCTGCGTACGCTCAGCATCTGCCTGTGGGGCGGCCTCGGGGCGCTCGTGCTCGGATCGCTGCTCGCCGTGTGCTCGGTGACCCCGGTTCCGATCCTCAACCGGATCGGAACCGGGTGGGTCGCCACCATGCGCAACGTGCCGCTCGCCGTCGTGCTCTTCTTCTTCGCCTTCGGCCTGCCCGAGATCGGGGTGCGGGGCTCGTACTTCTGGTTCGGCACGAGCGCGCTCGCGGTCTACACCGCCGCGTTCGTCTGCGAGGCGCTGCGCAGCGGCATCAACGCCGTGCCGATCGGCCAGGCCGAGGCGGCCCGCGCCCTCGGCGTCGGCTTCGGCACGACGCTCTCGCAGATCCTGCTGCCACAGGCGTTCCGCGCCGCCGTGCCGCCGCTCGCGAACACCACGATCGCCATGATCAAGGACTCGGCGCTCGTGGGCGCGATCGGCGTGGGCGGCGACCTCTTCAGCGTGGCCGACACCCTCGCGGCGACGCGCGGGCTCGACGTGATCCCGGTGCTCGCCGGCGTCGTGATCGGCTACCTGCTCATCATCGCGCCGACCAGCGCGCTGTTCTCGCTCGCAGTACGAAAGGCGGTCCTCCGATGA
- a CDS encoding amino acid ABC transporter permease — MTGSPSVLFDRLGPRGRHRTRIITAVVGAALLALAAFIGVRLQQSGQLEARHWSPLFNPFDPQFATVWRFLLGGLGNTASAGAVSIVLGLVIGTAIALLRVTALPCYRWCIVGVTEFFRTVPVVISIFFASRALPVIGVDLPLLWYLVIGLTIYNSVAISEIVRAGIHAVPRGQTEAALALGLSRGGALRSIVLPQAFRIMLPSLIAQLVIVVKDTALGFIIGFEELRRRGEIAVQTLGNPLQMYLLIGAIFFVVNGLLSWLARATEARVRGAGRAARRSSAPRRAGSRV; from the coding sequence ATGACCGGTTCGCCCTCCGTGCTCTTCGACCGGCTCGGCCCGCGGGGCCGCCACCGCACGCGCATCATCACCGCCGTCGTCGGCGCCGCACTGCTCGCCCTCGCCGCGTTCATCGGCGTGCGCCTCCAGCAGTCCGGGCAGCTCGAGGCGCGGCACTGGTCGCCGCTGTTCAACCCCTTCGACCCGCAGTTCGCGACCGTCTGGAGGTTCCTGCTCGGCGGGCTCGGCAACACGGCCTCGGCGGGCGCGGTCTCGATCGTGCTGGGCCTCGTCATCGGCACGGCCATCGCGCTGCTGCGGGTCACGGCGCTGCCCTGTTACCGCTGGTGCATCGTGGGCGTCACCGAGTTCTTCCGCACCGTGCCCGTGGTCATCTCGATCTTCTTCGCCTCGCGGGCGCTGCCCGTGATCGGCGTCGACCTGCCGCTGCTCTGGTACCTCGTCATCGGGCTCACGATCTACAACTCGGTCGCGATCTCCGAGATCGTGCGCGCCGGCATCCACGCGGTGCCGCGGGGCCAGACCGAGGCGGCCCTCGCCCTCGGTCTGAGCCGGGGCGGGGCGCTGCGCAGCATCGTGCTGCCGCAGGCCTTCCGCATCATGCTGCCCTCGCTCATCGCGCAGCTCGTGATCGTGGTGAAGGACACCGCCCTCGGCTTCATCATCGGCTTCGAGGAGCTGCGGCGGCGGGGCGAGATCGCGGTGCAGACGCTCGGCAACCCGCTGCAGATGTACCTGCTCATCGGCGCGATCTTCTTCGTCGTGAACGGGCTGCTGTCGTGGCTCGCCCGCGCCACCGAGGCGCGGGTGCGCGGGGCGGGGCGGGCCGCCCGCCGATCGTCGGCGCCGCGCCGGGCGGGATCCCGCGTCTGA
- a CDS encoding M20 family metallo-hydrolase, translated as MTEQNSPKAEAFLADWAVHSRFGAVEGTGGVERQAASAADGEQRKWFTRLLESHGFTVQRDAVGNQFGLLELVPGAPYVLTGSHMDSQPTAGRFDGAYGVMASAHACFRVADELRASGEQPRFNLAVVNWFNEEGSRFKPSMMGSSVFTGKLPLMDALATPDPHGVTVKDALDAIGERGGFEGLDVASYAEIHVQQGRSMEQDGITIGLVNATWGARKFEFRITGEQAHSGSTLMADRRDALLGAARLIVAARELVDEFEPGALHTACGEINVYPNSPVVVASEVQLLFDLRSSSSDVLTAAYARVMETVERVQREDRVQIEVVAEHSWDQNPYPEAGLELAREVAQQLGLTHDRVMTVAGHDSTNMKDEVPTVMLFVPSVDGISHNLKEFTREEDLLAGVDHLTGVVRRLAGGALVAD; from the coding sequence ATGACCGAGCAGAACAGCCCGAAGGCGGAAGCGTTCCTCGCCGACTGGGCCGTGCACTCCCGCTTCGGCGCCGTCGAGGGGACGGGCGGGGTCGAGCGCCAGGCCGCGAGCGCCGCCGACGGCGAGCAGCGCAAGTGGTTCACCCGCCTGCTCGAGTCGCACGGCTTCACCGTGCAGCGCGACGCCGTCGGCAACCAGTTCGGGCTGCTCGAGCTCGTGCCCGGCGCCCCCTACGTGCTCACCGGCTCCCACATGGACTCCCAGCCCACCGCGGGTCGCTTCGACGGCGCCTACGGCGTGATGGCCTCGGCGCACGCCTGCTTCCGCGTCGCCGACGAGCTGCGCGCCTCGGGCGAGCAGCCGCGGTTCAACCTCGCCGTCGTCAACTGGTTCAACGAGGAGGGATCCCGCTTCAAACCCTCGATGATGGGCAGCTCGGTCTTCACCGGAAAGCTGCCGCTCATGGACGCGCTCGCGACGCCCGACCCGCACGGGGTGACCGTGAAGGACGCGCTCGACGCGATCGGGGAGCGCGGCGGCTTCGAGGGGCTCGACGTCGCCTCCTACGCCGAGATCCACGTGCAGCAGGGCCGCAGCATGGAGCAGGACGGGATCACCATCGGGCTCGTGAACGCCACGTGGGGGGCGCGCAAGTTCGAGTTCAGGATCACCGGCGAGCAGGCGCACAGCGGCTCGACCCTCATGGCCGACCGCCGCGACGCGTTGCTCGGCGCCGCCCGCCTCATCGTGGCCGCCCGGGAGCTCGTCGACGAGTTCGAGCCGGGCGCGCTGCACACGGCGTGCGGTGAGATCAACGTCTATCCGAACTCGCCGGTCGTCGTGGCGAGCGAGGTGCAGCTGCTGTTCGACCTGCGCTCGTCGAGCAGCGACGTGCTGACCGCCGCCTACGCCCGGGTCATGGAGACCGTCGAGCGGGTGCAGCGCGAGGACCGCGTGCAGATCGAGGTCGTGGCCGAGCACAGCTGGGATCAGAACCCCTACCCCGAGGCCGGCCTCGAGCTGGCCCGCGAGGTCGCGCAGCAGCTCGGGCTCACCCACGATCGCGTGATGACCGTCGCCGGCCACGACTCGACCAACATGAAGGACGAGGTGCCCACGGTGATGCTCTTCGTGCCGAGCGTCGACGGTATCTCGCACAACCTCAAGGAGTTCACCCGCGAGGAGGACCTGCTCGCGGGCGTCGATCACCTCACGGGCGTGGTGCGACGGCTCGCCGGGGGAGCGCTCGTCGCCGACTGA
- a CDS encoding amidohydrolase, whose product MKLDLILTAGEILTMDPARPTARAVGVLGGRIAGFDEQIAGLEAERALDFGDAVVTPGLIDAHCHTAWWGLGLASVDLSRARGLDELYALIEAEVARLDELGDADAWVHGTGFNQGHHGDAFPDIARLDEITGDRPLYLRHTSGHASITNSATLRLVGALDPGFENPVGGVVVRDADGAPTGLVEEAAQGLVQALLLPYSTERLVEALEAATSRYAAEGITSFTEAGVGGGWIGHSPVEVAAYQAAAERGRLHARAQLMPAIDALRPLEGHAADFHREGRGRGLDLGIRYGFGDDAVRFGHVKVFLDGSLLGATAAVTEDFCGHDHNRGYLLDDPETYRERALGAYRAGWPLALHAIGDAAIDLALDLIEEAQERYGRLAAPCRIEHFGIARPDQLERAGGLAVAVTPQAGFIGPIGDQMADRVGPDRAGWLYRGRSVVDAGILLAGSSDLPVADNNLRRGMQSAVDRLTDSGAVLGAGEALTPEEALRTHTEWAARATGQIADKGTLERGKLADFAVFSASPLTAPSIAQLDVVATVLGGELSFDARS is encoded by the coding sequence ATGAAGCTCGACCTGATCCTCACCGCCGGCGAGATCCTCACCATGGATCCCGCACGCCCCACCGCCCGCGCCGTGGGCGTGCTCGGCGGCCGCATCGCCGGCTTCGACGAGCAGATCGCCGGGCTCGAGGCGGAGCGCGCGCTCGACTTCGGCGACGCCGTCGTCACGCCCGGGCTCATCGACGCCCACTGCCACACCGCCTGGTGGGGCCTCGGCCTCGCGTCGGTCGACCTCAGCCGCGCCCGCGGCCTCGACGAGCTCTACGCCCTGATCGAGGCCGAGGTCGCGCGCCTCGACGAGCTCGGCGACGCCGACGCCTGGGTGCACGGCACCGGCTTCAACCAGGGTCACCACGGCGACGCCTTCCCCGACATCGCCCGCCTCGACGAGATCACGGGCGACCGCCCCCTCTACCTGCGCCACACCTCGGGCCACGCGTCGATCACCAACTCGGCCACGCTGCGCCTCGTGGGCGCACTCGACCCCGGCTTCGAGAACCCCGTGGGCGGCGTGGTCGTGCGCGATGCCGACGGCGCCCCCACGGGACTCGTCGAGGAGGCGGCCCAGGGCCTCGTGCAGGCGCTGCTGCTGCCCTACTCGACCGAGCGGCTCGTCGAGGCGCTCGAGGCGGCCACGTCGCGCTACGCCGCCGAGGGCATCACGAGCTTCACCGAGGCCGGCGTGGGCGGCGGCTGGATCGGCCACAGCCCGGTCGAGGTCGCCGCCTACCAGGCCGCCGCGGAACGGGGCCGCTTGCACGCCCGCGCACAGCTCATGCCCGCGATCGACGCCCTGCGCCCCCTCGAGGGGCACGCCGCCGACTTCCACCGCGAGGGCCGCGGGCGGGGGCTCGACCTCGGCATCCGCTACGGCTTCGGCGACGACGCCGTGCGCTTCGGACACGTCAAGGTGTTCCTCGACGGCTCGCTGCTCGGCGCGACCGCCGCCGTCACCGAGGACTTCTGCGGGCACGATCACAACCGCGGCTACCTGCTCGACGACCCCGAGACCTACCGCGAGCGGGCCCTGGGCGCCTACCGCGCCGGCTGGCCGCTCGCCCTGCACGCCATCGGCGACGCCGCGATCGACCTCGCGCTCGACCTCATCGAGGAGGCGCAGGAGCGCTACGGCCGCCTCGCCGCCCCCTGCCGCATCGAGCACTTCGGCATCGCCCGCCCCGACCAGCTCGAGCGCGCGGGCGGCCTCGCCGTCGCGGTCACGCCGCAGGCCGGTTTCATCGGCCCCATCGGCGACCAGATGGCGGATCGCGTCGGCCCCGACCGCGCCGGCTGGCTCTACCGGGGCCGCAGCGTGGTCGACGCGGGCATCCTGCTCGCCGGATCCTCGGACCTGCCCGTCGCCGACAACAACCTGCGGCGCGGCATGCAGTCGGCCGTCGACCGGCTCACCGACAGCGGGGCCGTGCTCGGCGCCGGTGAAGCGCTCACTCCCGAGGAGGCCCTGCGCACCCACACCGAGTGGGCCGCGCGGGCGACCGGCCAGATCGCCGACAAGGGCACCCTCGAGCGGGGCAAGCTCGCCGACTTCGCGGTGTTCTCGGCGTCGCCACTCACCGCGCCGAGCATCGCGCAGCTCGACGTGGTGGCGACCGTGCTCGGCGGCGAGCTCAGCTTCGACGCGCGATCCTGA
- a CDS encoding thiamine pyrophosphate-dependent enzyme, producing the protein MSQSAGHLIVRTLELHGVERVYAVPGESYLDVLDGLHDSSIETVVCRHEGGAGFMALSEGRLTGRPGVAMVTRGPGAANAMIAVHTAWQDATALVLFVGLIPVADRERESFQEFSLSGWFGSTAKRVMTIDDPARAGELVDEAMRIAASGRPGPVVVGLPEDLLVELTDAPVTGPTAAPELAPAGSEMRALAERLARAERPAFVVGGDGWQSGCGAELAAFAEAAGVPVFADWRAYDAVPHDSGAWAGWLGYGRADAVAQGYAQADLLVFVGCARTDVLSDGYTLGFEAQTVLITADPEGTAHAGRIDQQIVSTPAAFVSALAATDAATARGARDGAWLEGRVAAQARFAEHRADASVPGALADAGVDLGIAFGELDDRLNGEAILTFGAGNATIWAHRFVRHLSPASLVGARNGAMGLAVPGAVAASLAFPDRRAVAVCGDGDFLMNGQEIATAVAHGGKPLVIVVDNGIYGTIVQHQEKHYPGRPSGTRMANPDFKAWMESFGGHGERVETTEAFAPALDRALAADAPALIHVLISSEVMPPAPDEIAG; encoded by the coding sequence ATGTCGCAGTCAGCCGGACACCTGATCGTGCGCACGCTCGAGTTGCACGGCGTGGAGCGCGTCTACGCCGTTCCGGGCGAGAGCTACCTCGATGTGCTCGACGGCCTGCACGACTCCTCGATCGAGACCGTCGTGTGCCGCCACGAGGGGGGCGCCGGCTTCATGGCGCTGTCCGAGGGGCGGCTCACGGGGCGGCCGGGCGTCGCGATGGTCACCCGCGGCCCTGGCGCCGCGAACGCGATGATCGCGGTCCACACCGCCTGGCAGGATGCGACGGCCCTCGTGCTGTTCGTGGGCCTGATCCCGGTGGCCGACCGCGAGCGGGAGTCGTTCCAGGAGTTCAGCCTCTCGGGCTGGTTCGGATCGACCGCCAAGCGGGTGATGACGATCGACGATCCGGCGCGCGCGGGCGAGCTCGTCGACGAGGCGATGCGGATCGCCGCATCCGGTCGCCCGGGACCCGTGGTCGTCGGGCTGCCCGAGGATCTGCTCGTCGAGCTCACCGACGCCCCCGTGACGGGGCCGACCGCGGCCCCCGAGCTCGCTCCGGCGGGCTCGGAGATGCGGGCGCTCGCCGAGCGCCTCGCCCGCGCCGAGCGCCCCGCGTTCGTGGTCGGCGGCGACGGCTGGCAGTCCGGCTGCGGCGCCGAGCTCGCGGCCTTCGCCGAGGCGGCGGGCGTGCCGGTCTTCGCCGACTGGCGCGCCTACGACGCGGTGCCGCACGACAGCGGCGCCTGGGCGGGGTGGCTCGGGTACGGTCGCGCCGACGCCGTCGCGCAGGGCTATGCGCAGGCCGACCTGCTCGTCTTCGTGGGCTGCGCCCGCACCGACGTGCTCAGCGACGGCTACACGCTCGGCTTCGAGGCGCAGACCGTGCTGATCACGGCCGACCCCGAGGGCACGGCCCACGCCGGCCGCATCGACCAGCAGATCGTCTCGACCCCCGCCGCCTTCGTGAGCGCGCTCGCGGCGACCGACGCGGCGACGGCGCGCGGCGCGCGCGACGGCGCCTGGCTCGAGGGCCGCGTCGCCGCGCAGGCCCGCTTCGCCGAGCACCGCGCCGACGCCTCCGTGCCCGGCGCGCTCGCCGATGCGGGGGTCGACCTCGGCATCGCCTTCGGAGAGCTCGACGATCGGCTGAACGGCGAGGCGATCCTCACCTTCGGCGCCGGCAACGCGACGATCTGGGCCCACCGCTTCGTGCGGCACCTCTCGCCCGCCAGCCTCGTGGGCGCCCGCAACGGCGCGATGGGGCTCGCGGTGCCGGGCGCGGTCGCCGCGTCGCTGGCGTTCCCCGACCGTCGCGCGGTCGCCGTGTGCGGCGACGGCGACTTCCTCATGAACGGGCAGGAGATCGCCACGGCGGTCGCCCACGGCGGCAAGCCGCTCGTGATCGTGGTCGACAACGGCATCTACGGCACGATCGTGCAGCACCAGGAGAAGCACTACCCGGGCCGCCCCTCCGGCACCCGCATGGCGAACCCCGACTTCAAGGCCTGGATGGAGTCCTTCGGCGGCCACGGCGAACGCGTCGAGACCACCGAGGCGTTCGCGCCCGCCCTCGACCGCGCCCTCGCGGCGGACGCGCCGGCCCTGATCCACGTGCTCATCAGCAGCGAGGTCATGCCGCCCGCCCCCGACGAGATCGCGGGCTGA